One Syntrophobacterales bacterium DNA window includes the following coding sequences:
- a CDS encoding PAS domain S-box protein, which produces MLQSIVELANDGILVFNDRLGIEYANRTISQITGYEDFRILEMTITDLLGNESRALLEGIFSHPEMYGEKTCMQIQLPTASGEIRNTEICIALAPPSDGADRAYAYVRDITDEKRIGNELREANEFFRNLISSSVDGIIAADMKGNIFIFNQGAENLTGYTAEEVIGKVHITELYSEGVARDIMRQLRSPDNGGIGKFNPSQLNLVSKNGEEIPFQLSASLIYDSTGKEIASVGIFTDLRPRLDMERKFEETHLQLISSEKLASLGKLAAGIAHEINNPLGGILIYSSLMMEDLAEDDPKRQDLARIVQEAGRCKEIVKSLLEFARQSEPNMEPVDINRAITEGLFFLENQAFFQNVQIIKKLGSSLPFALGNAGQLKQVFMNIIVNAAEAMHGNGTLTISTSFNGDSKNITVEFTDTGDGIPEENLTRIFDPFFTTKDIGKGTGLGLSTAYGIIEDHGSKIEVKSKVGVGTTFTILLAPCPETQPILENRPSEATGRAQGRHSFKGAPRGCVSAVLP; this is translated from the coding sequence ATGTTGCAGTCCATTGTTGAATTGGCAAATGATGGAATACTGGTCTTCAATGACCGCCTGGGGATAGAGTATGCAAACCGGACAATCTCGCAGATCACCGGCTATGAAGACTTCCGGATACTGGAAATGACAATTACCGATCTCCTCGGCAACGAAAGCCGGGCTCTTCTTGAAGGCATATTTTCACATCCCGAGATGTACGGTGAAAAAACCTGTATGCAGATTCAGCTTCCAACCGCCTCCGGCGAGATCAGGAACACAGAAATCTGTATAGCCCTTGCACCGCCTTCCGATGGCGCCGACAGGGCCTATGCCTATGTTCGCGATATTACCGACGAGAAAAGAATCGGAAATGAACTCCGGGAGGCCAATGAATTTTTCAGGAATTTGATTTCCAGTTCGGTGGATGGAATCATCGCCGCCGACATGAAGGGAAATATTTTCATATTTAATCAGGGGGCGGAGAACCTCACCGGGTATACAGCAGAAGAAGTCATCGGTAAAGTCCACATCACCGAACTGTATTCCGAAGGCGTAGCCCGGGATATCATGAGGCAGCTCCGCAGCCCGGACAACGGAGGTATCGGAAAGTTTAATCCCTCTCAACTCAATCTGGTCAGTAAAAACGGCGAAGAGATTCCCTTTCAGCTTTCGGCGTCGCTTATTTATGACAGCACGGGTAAAGAAATTGCCAGCGTGGGTATATTTACCGATCTAAGGCCTCGTCTGGATATGGAACGCAAGTTTGAGGAAACGCATCTGCAACTGATCAGTTCGGAAAAGCTTGCCTCACTCGGTAAACTTGCCGCCGGCATTGCCCATGAAATCAATAATCCACTTGGCGGGATCCTTATTTATTCCAGTCTGATGATGGAAGATCTTGCAGAGGATGACCCGAAACGGCAGGACCTGGCCCGCATCGTACAGGAGGCGGGGCGCTGCAAAGAGATAGTGAAGAGCTTGCTGGAGTTTGCCCGCCAGAGCGAACCGAACATGGAGCCGGTAGATATAAACCGTGCAATTACCGAGGGGTTGTTCTTCCTGGAAAACCAGGCCTTTTTTCAGAATGTTCAGATCATCAAGAAACTTGGTTCTTCACTCCCCTTTGCGCTTGGCAACGCCGGACAGCTTAAACAGGTCTTCATGAACATTATTGTCAATGCCGCAGAAGCCATGCATGGTAACGGAACCTTAACTATTTCAACCTCTTTTAACGGGGACAGCAAGAACATAACTGTCGAATTCACGGATACAGGAGACGGTATTCCGGAAGAAAACCTTACCCGGATTTTTGACCCGTTTTTTACGACAAAAGATATCGGCAAGGGAACGGGGTTAGGATTAAGCACTGCCTACGGCATCATAGAAGATCACGGAAGCAAGATAGAGGTGAAAAGCAAGGTGGGTGTCGGCACGACTTTTACTATCCTGCTTGCACCTTGTCCG
- a CDS encoding methylenetetrahydrofolate reductase, whose protein sequence is MKSGSNLEKVFVNGHFAVTSELGPPKGNDVSVIKRKVDFLRGYVDAVNVTDNQTAIVRMSSIATSAIAVQMGIEPIMQMVTRDRNRIAMQSDLFGATALGIKNIICLTGDHHTFGNQVNAKNVHDLDSIQLINMVKTMRDEKTLMGGEEKIEGDIDMFIGGAANPFADPFEFRALRTAKKAAAGVDFIQTQCIYDMERFKEWMKMIRDLGVHEKIHIMAGITPLKSAGMARYMAKNVAGITIPDALIDRMAKAAKGSDEGIKICIEQIQEVKEIEGVHGVHIMAIEWEHMIGKITEMAGLLPRPKVE, encoded by the coding sequence ATGAAATCGGGCAGCAATTTAGAGAAGGTATTCGTGAATGGACATTTTGCCGTCACCTCCGAACTGGGACCTCCCAAGGGAAATGACGTCAGTGTCATAAAGCGCAAGGTGGACTTCCTGCGCGGTTATGTCGATGCAGTCAACGTTACGGACAACCAGACGGCCATTGTGCGCATGTCCAGCATCGCCACCAGCGCCATTGCCGTGCAGATGGGAATCGAGCCGATCATGCAGATGGTTACCCGCGACCGGAACCGGATCGCCATGCAGAGCGACCTGTTCGGTGCGACCGCGCTCGGCATCAAGAATATCATCTGCCTCACCGGCGATCATCATACCTTCGGCAACCAGGTCAATGCAAAGAACGTCCATGATCTGGATTCCATACAGCTGATCAACATGGTAAAAACGATGCGCGACGAGAAAACCCTGATGGGCGGAGAGGAAAAGATTGAAGGCGACATCGATATGTTTATCGGTGGAGCGGCCAATCCCTTCGCAGATCCCTTCGAATTCAGGGCGCTGCGAACGGCCAAAAAGGCTGCAGCCGGTGTCGATTTCATCCAGACCCAGTGCATCTACGATATGGAACGCTTCAAGGAGTGGATGAAGATGATCAGGGACTTGGGCGTCCATGAAAAAATCCATATCATGGCAGGCATCACCCCTCTGAAATCGGCGGGTATGGCGCGGTACATGGCCAAGAACGTGGCGGGGATCACCATCCCGGACGCCCTTATCGACCGCATGGCCAAAGCCGCCAAAGGCTCCGACGAGGGCATCAAGATTTGCATAGAGCAGATTCAGGAAGTGAAAGAGATCGAGGGTGTTCACGGGGTCCACATCATGGCCATCGAATGGGAGCACATGATAGGCAAGATTACGGAAATGGCCGGCCTGTTGCCGCGTCCGAAAGTTGAATAG
- a CDS encoding methylenetetrahydrofolate reductase C-terminal domain-containing protein: MIKAEQKPFEEILEYLAPYNKILLSGCGACVTVCHAGGEKDGALLASALRMARQKIGKPLEIIESTPARQCEPEFAQELADTVGQVQAVLSVSCGVGVQTLARNFPATQIFPGVNTLFMGETVAHGVWEERCQACGDCILEKTAGICPIARCAKQLLNGPCGGSSNGKCEIKRETDCAWQLIFDRSKALGQLHRLTEIIPAKQWGVQSRDSGPRRIVREDLKV, translated from the coding sequence ATGATTAAAGCCGAACAGAAACCTTTTGAAGAGATACTGGAATACCTGGCCCCGTACAATAAAATTCTGCTTTCAGGATGCGGCGCCTGTGTGACGGTATGTCATGCCGGTGGCGAAAAAGACGGCGCCCTGCTGGCGTCCGCCCTCAGAATGGCCAGGCAAAAAATTGGGAAGCCTTTGGAGATTATCGAATCTACGCCTGCCCGGCAATGCGAACCGGAATTTGCCCAGGAGCTGGCGGATACGGTCGGTCAGGTCCAGGCGGTTCTGTCCGTTTCCTGCGGCGTCGGCGTGCAGACGCTTGCCCGCAATTTTCCCGCGACACAGATTTTCCCGGGGGTCAACACCTTATTTATGGGAGAAACCGTGGCGCACGGAGTCTGGGAAGAACGCTGCCAGGCTTGCGGCGACTGCATCCTGGAAAAAACGGCCGGCATTTGCCCGATTGCCCGCTGCGCCAAGCAACTGTTGAACGGTCCCTGCGGCGGTTCATCGAACGGTAAATGTGAAATCAAGCGCGAGACCGATTGCGCCTGGCAACTGATCTTCGACCGCTCCAAGGCCCTGGGTCAACTACACCGGCTTACGGAAATCATTCCTGCCAAACAGTGGGGCGTGCAGTCAAGGGATAGCGGACCGAGAAGGATTGTAAGGGAGGATCTCAAGGTATGA
- a CDS encoding hydrogenase iron-sulfur subunit produces MSTFEPKIVAFCCEQSGFPAAEMAKTLKLKMPDNLELVPVPCSGRIETLYLLKALESGADGVVVFACYEENCKYLQGNVRLKSRVGYAKQIMTKIGLEQERLEIFHVATNSGVKFSEFLLQKADQLRPLGPNLGKVA; encoded by the coding sequence ATGTCAACCTTCGAACCTAAAATTGTTGCCTTCTGCTGCGAGCAGTCGGGGTTTCCCGCCGCGGAAATGGCTAAGACATTGAAATTGAAAATGCCCGACAATCTGGAGCTCGTTCCCGTACCTTGTTCCGGCCGCATCGAGACTCTTTATTTGCTGAAGGCCCTGGAAAGCGGCGCAGATGGCGTTGTGGTTTTTGCCTGTTATGAAGAGAATTGCAAGTACCTGCAGGGCAACGTGCGGCTCAAAAGCCGTGTCGGCTATGCGAAGCAGATCATGACAAAAATCGGTCTGGAGCAGGAACGTCTGGAAATTTTCCACGTGGCGACAAACAGCGGCGTAAAATTTTCGGAGTTTCTTTTGCAGAAGGCGGATCAATTGCGACCGTTGGGCCCGAACCTTGGTAAAGTAGCGTGA